A genomic segment from Paramixta manurensis encodes:
- the serB gene encoding phosphoserine phosphatase: MPNRLTWCDLPSDVSLWPGLPLSLSGDEVMPLDYRAGRTGWLLYGRQLDKQRLTDYQHQLGAAMVIVSAWCVDDYQVIRLAGSLTPRASKLAHQAGLDVAPLGKIPHLKTPGLLVMDMDSTAIQIECIDEIAKLAGCGERVAEVTERAMRGELDFSASLRERVATLAGADADILRQVRDQMPLMPGLTTLVQKLQALGWQVAIASGGFTWFAEYLRDKLHLAAVAANELVIRDGKLTGEVYGPIVDAQYKADTLLKLADKFDIAAGQTVAIGDGANDLLMIQASALGIAYHAKPKVNEQAEVIIRHADLMGVFCILSGSLIHEER; the protein is encoded by the coding sequence ATGCCTAATCGTCTGACCTGGTGCGATCTCCCTTCCGATGTCTCTCTCTGGCCGGGGCTACCCCTTTCACTGAGCGGTGATGAAGTCATGCCGCTGGATTACCGTGCCGGGCGTACCGGATGGCTGCTGTACGGGCGCCAGCTTGATAAACAGCGGTTGACCGATTATCAGCACCAACTTGGCGCGGCGATGGTGATTGTCAGCGCCTGGTGTGTGGATGACTATCAGGTTATTCGCCTGGCGGGCTCTCTGACGCCGCGTGCCAGCAAATTAGCGCATCAGGCTGGGCTGGATGTCGCGCCGCTCGGTAAAATTCCACATCTGAAAACGCCTGGTTTGCTGGTGATGGATATGGACTCAACCGCGATTCAGATTGAATGTATTGATGAAATCGCCAAACTGGCGGGGTGCGGCGAGCGTGTCGCAGAAGTGACCGAGCGCGCAATGCGTGGCGAGCTGGATTTTTCCGCTAGCCTGCGTGAGCGCGTGGCGACACTGGCTGGCGCCGACGCCGATATTCTACGTCAGGTGCGCGACCAGATGCCGTTAATGCCCGGCTTAACCACATTAGTACAGAAATTACAGGCGTTAGGATGGCAGGTGGCGATTGCCTCCGGCGGCTTTACCTGGTTTGCCGAATACCTGCGCGATAAACTCCATCTCGCCGCGGTGGCCGCCAATGAATTGGTTATCCGCGACGGTAAATTAACCGGCGAAGTGTATGGCCCGATTGTGGATGCGCAATATAAAGCGGATACGCTGTTAAAATTAGCCGATAAGTTTGACATCGCCGCCGGGCAAACTGTTGCCATTGGCGACGGTGCAAATGACCTGTTAATGATTCAGGCATCGGCGTTGGGGATTGCCTATCACGCGAAGCCGAAAGTCAATGAACAGGCTGAAGTGATCATCCGTCATGCGGATTTAATGGGGGTATTCTGTATTCTCAGCGGCAGCCTGATCCACGAAGAGCGTTAA
- the deoA gene encoding thymidine phosphorylase — MFLPQEIIRKKRDGHALKEDEIRFFINGVRDNTVSEGQIAALAMTIWFHDMSLPERVALTMAMRDSGSVLNWGSLNLNGPVVDKHSTGGVGDVTSLMLGPMVAACGGYVPMISGRGLGHTGGTLDKLEAIPGFDIFPSDDAFRRIIKEVGVAIIGQTNSLAPADKRFYATRDITATVDSIPLITASILAKKLAEGLDALVMDVKVGSGAFMPTFAQSEQLAQAIVGVANGAGCKTTALLTDMNQVLASSAGNALEVREAVQFLTGVYRNPRLLEVTLALCSEMLQSGGLAKDDADARRQLQAVLDNGKAAEVFARMVAAQQGPVDFIEKLDHYLPAPMLSKAVYADRSGIVSSMDTRALGMAVVAMGGGRRRASDTIDYSVGLSEMAQLGEVVDQQRPLAVIHAATETQWQEAAQAVKAAVTIGAEAAPETPVIYRRITQ, encoded by the coding sequence CGTAAAAAACGTGACGGCCACGCATTAAAGGAAGACGAAATTCGTTTCTTTATTAATGGGGTACGTGACAACACCGTTTCCGAAGGCCAAATCGCCGCGCTGGCGATGACCATCTGGTTCCATGATATGTCGTTGCCTGAACGTGTTGCGTTGACCATGGCGATGCGTGACTCTGGCAGCGTGTTGAACTGGGGCAGCCTCAATCTTAATGGGCCAGTGGTGGATAAACATTCAACCGGCGGCGTGGGGGATGTAACCTCGCTAATGCTAGGCCCGATGGTTGCGGCCTGCGGCGGCTATGTGCCGATGATTTCCGGGCGCGGTCTCGGTCATACCGGTGGAACGCTGGATAAACTGGAAGCGATTCCCGGCTTCGATATTTTCCCGAGCGATGATGCCTTCCGCCGCATCATTAAAGAGGTTGGCGTGGCGATTATTGGGCAGACCAATTCGCTGGCGCCAGCGGACAAACGTTTTTATGCGACGCGCGATATTACCGCCACTGTTGATTCGATCCCGCTGATTACCGCCTCCATTTTGGCGAAAAAACTGGCCGAAGGGTTGGATGCGTTGGTGATGGACGTCAAAGTGGGATCGGGTGCGTTTATGCCAACCTTTGCGCAGTCAGAACAACTGGCGCAAGCGATTGTTGGCGTGGCAAATGGCGCAGGCTGTAAAACAACGGCCTTGCTCACCGATATGAATCAAGTGTTGGCCTCCAGCGCCGGTAATGCGCTGGAAGTCCGTGAAGCGGTGCAGTTCCTGACCGGCGTTTACCGTAATCCGCGGTTGTTAGAAGTGACGCTGGCGCTTTGTAGCGAAATGCTGCAATCCGGTGGGCTCGCGAAAGATGATGCCGATGCGCGCCGCCAACTCCAGGCGGTATTAGATAACGGCAAGGCCGCCGAGGTGTTTGCCCGCATGGTCGCCGCTCAACAAGGGCCAGTCGATTTTATCGAAAAGCTCGATCATTACTTACCGGCGCCAATGCTGAGCAAAGCCGTTTACGCCGACCGTTCAGGGATTGTCAGTTCAATGGATACCCGCGCCTTGGGCATGGCGGTCGTCGCCATGGGCGGCGGGCGCCGCCGCGCCAGCGACACCATTGATTACAGTGTTGGGTTGAGCGAAATGGCGCAGTTAGGTGAGGTCGTCGATCAACAACGCCCACTGGCAGTGATTCATGCCGCCACTGAAACGCAGTGGCAAGAGGCGGCACAGGCGGTGAAAGCGGCAGTAACGATAGGTGCCGAAGCCGCGCCAGAAACACCGGTTATCTATCGCAGAATTACGCAATAA
- the deoB gene encoding phosphopentomutase encodes MKRAFIMVLDSFGIGASKDADTFGDKGSDTLGHIAEACFNGEADKGRKGPLNLPNLTALGLGKAAEESTGKFPPGLDKNAEIIGAYAYASELSSGKDTPSGHWEIAGVPVLFDWGYFSDKENSFPQELLDKLVERAGLPGYLGNCHSSGTVILDQLGEEHMKTGKPIFYTSADSVFQIACHEETFGLDRLYELCEIAREELTEGGYNIGRVIARPFVGDKPGHFERTGNRHDLAVEPPSPTILKKLVDEQNGEVISVGKIADIYAQVGITKKVKATGLDALFDATIKEMASAPDNSIVFTNFVDFDSAWGHRRDVAGYAGGLELFDRRLPELMALVKEGDILILTADHGCDPTWQGTDHTREHIPVLIYGPQVKPGSLGYRDTFADIGQTVAKYFGLSAMEYGKSML; translated from the coding sequence ATGAAACGTGCATTTATCATGGTGTTGGATTCCTTCGGGATCGGCGCCAGTAAGGACGCCGACACGTTCGGCGATAAAGGCTCAGATACGCTCGGTCACATTGCTGAAGCGTGTTTTAACGGTGAGGCGGATAAAGGCCGTAAAGGCCCGCTAAACCTGCCGAATTTGACCGCGTTAGGTTTGGGGAAAGCGGCGGAAGAATCCACCGGTAAATTCCCGCCGGGGCTGGATAAAAATGCCGAAATTATCGGTGCTTATGCTTACGCCAGCGAACTCTCATCCGGTAAAGATACCCCGTCAGGGCACTGGGAAATCGCCGGAGTGCCGGTACTGTTTGATTGGGGCTACTTTAGCGACAAAGAGAACAGCTTCCCACAAGAACTGCTGGATAAATTAGTCGAACGCGCCGGTTTGCCGGGTTACCTCGGTAACTGCCACTCCTCCGGTACCGTGATCCTCGATCAGTTGGGTGAGGAGCATATGAAAACCGGCAAGCCGATTTTTTACACCTCGGCGGATTCGGTGTTCCAGATTGCCTGCCACGAAGAAACGTTCGGGCTTGATCGTTTGTATGAGCTGTGTGAGATTGCGCGTGAAGAGCTGACCGAAGGCGGCTACAACATTGGCCGCGTTATTGCGCGCCCGTTTGTTGGCGATAAACCCGGTCACTTTGAACGTACCGGTAACCGTCACGATCTGGCGGTTGAGCCGCCGTCTCCTACCATCCTGAAAAAGCTGGTGGATGAGCAAAATGGCGAAGTGATTTCGGTTGGTAAGATCGCGGATATTTACGCACAAGTGGGTATCACCAAAAAAGTGAAAGCCACCGGGTTAGATGCGTTGTTCGATGCGACAATCAAAGAGATGGCGTCGGCGCCGGATAATTCGATTGTTTTCACCAACTTTGTGGATTTTGACTCCGCGTGGGGCCATCGTCGCGATGTTGCCGGTTACGCTGGTGGGCTGGAGTTGTTCGACCGTCGTTTACCAGAACTGATGGCGCTGGTGAAAGAGGGCGATATTCTGATTCTGACTGCCGATCACGGTTGCGATCCCACTTGGCAGGGTACCGATCATACGCGCGAGCATATTCCGGTACTGATCTACGGCCCACAGGTGAAACCAGGTTCGCTGGGTTACCGTGATACCTTTGCCGACATCGGCCAGACGGTGGCGAAATATTTTGGCCTTTCCGCTATGGAATACGGCAAAAGCATGCTGTAA
- the deoD gene encoding purine-nucleoside phosphorylase, producing MATPHINAELGDFADVVLMPGDPLRAKHIAENFLENAVEVNNVRGMLGFTGTYKGRKISVMGHGMGIPSCSIYARELIVDFGVKKIIRVGSCGAVRDDVKLRDVVIGMGACTDSKVNRLRFKDHDFAAIADFDMVRNAVDAAAAQNIPARVGNIFSADLFYTPDADMFQVMKKYGILGVEMEAAGIYGVVAELQEEYGCKALTICTVSDHILRHEATTAAERQTTFSEMIHIALESVLLGD from the coding sequence ATGGCAACGCCTCATATTAACGCTGAACTCGGTGATTTCGCGGACGTGGTACTGATGCCGGGCGATCCGTTGCGCGCCAAACATATCGCGGAAAACTTTTTAGAGAACGCGGTCGAAGTGAATAACGTGCGTGGCATGCTGGGTTTTACCGGAACCTATAAAGGCCGTAAGATCTCGGTGATGGGCCACGGCATGGGGATCCCATCCTGCTCCATTTATGCGCGTGAGCTGATTGTGGACTTTGGCGTGAAGAAGATTATTCGCGTGGGTTCCTGTGGCGCGGTGCGGGATGACGTTAAGCTGCGTGATGTGGTGATTGGCATGGGCGCCTGTACCGATTCGAAAGTGAACCGTCTGCGTTTTAAAGACCATGATTTTGCGGCGATTGCCGATTTCGATATGGTGCGTAACGCAGTCGATGCGGCGGCGGCACAGAATATTCCGGCGCGCGTAGGTAATATTTTCTCCGCTGATTTGTTCTACACGCCAGATGCCGATATGTTTCAGGTGATGAAGAAGTACGGAATTTTGGGCGTAGAAATGGAAGCTGCCGGGATTTATGGCGTGGTTGCCGAGTTGCAGGAGGAGTACGGTTGTAAGGCGTTGACCATTTGTACCGTTTCCGATCATATTCTGCGTCATGAAGCGACGACCGCCGCCGAGCGTCAGACGACGTTCAGCGAAATGATCCATATTGCGTTGGAGTCCGTGCTGTTGGGCGATTAA
- a CDS encoding YtjB family periplasmic protein, whose protein sequence is MAKAKLKFRLHRTVIVLICLALLVVLMQGASWFSMGHQMARSGQVEDLARTLTKQVAFSLTPLMDNSDDNRAQIEALLQQMTDHSRILDAAVYDADGTQIATSGEGISVRDRLALDGKRAGSYFNHQIVQPLANRDGPLGFLRVTLDTHVLVTDARQVDNTTNVLRLMMLLALAIGIILSRTLLRDRRTRWQQSPFLLTASNPVKEDEDDESTPSPQ, encoded by the coding sequence ATGGCTAAAGCCAAACTGAAATTTCGTCTGCATCGCACGGTCATTGTGCTGATTTGCCTGGCACTGCTGGTGGTGTTGATGCAGGGCGCTTCATGGTTCAGCATGGGTCACCAAATGGCGCGGTCCGGGCAGGTCGAGGATCTGGCGCGCACGCTGACCAAACAGGTCGCCTTTAGCCTAACGCCATTGATGGACAATAGCGACGATAACCGCGCGCAGATCGAAGCGCTGTTGCAGCAAATGACCGATCATAGCCGTATTCTCGACGCGGCGGTTTATGACGCCGACGGTACACAGATCGCCACCAGCGGCGAAGGCATAAGCGTGCGTGATCGGTTAGCGTTGGACGGTAAACGCGCCGGTAGCTACTTCAACCATCAGATAGTTCAACCGTTGGCCAATCGCGATGGGCCGCTCGGTTTTTTGCGCGTGACGCTGGATACGCATGTGTTGGTGACCGATGCGCGTCAGGTGGACAATACCACCAATGTGTTGCGTTTGATGATGTTGCTGGCGCTGGCGATTGGCATTATTTTGAGCCGGACGTTGCTGCGCGATCGGCGTACGCGTTGGCAGCAGTCGCCGTTTTTGCTGACGGCCAGTAATCCGGTGAAGGAAGATGAGGATGATGAGAGTACGCCGTCGCCGCAATAG